CCGCTACCTGCTGGCCGCCACCTTCGGCAACGTGCACGGCGTCTACAAGCCGGGCAACGTCAAGCTGCGCCCGGAGATCCTCAAGCAGGGCCAGGACGTGGTGTCCGAGAAGCTGGGCCTGGCGGCCGGTTCCAAGCCGTTCGACCTGGTCTTCCACGGCGGCTCGGGCTCGCTGCTGGAGGAGATCCACGAGGCGGTCTCCTACGGCGTGGTGAAGATGAACATCGACACCGACACCCAGTACGCCTTCACCCGCCCGATCGCGGACCACATGTTCAAGAACTACGACGGGGTCCTCAAGATCGACGGCGAGGTCGGCAACAAGAAGACCTACGACCCGCGCAGCTACCTCAAGGTGGCGGAGCAGGCGATGGCGGCCCGAGTGGCGCACGCCTGCGAGAACCTCAAGTCCGCGGGCCGCATGCTCGCCGGCTGACACGCAGCTCGTTCGACGGCCCGTCCGCCAGGTGCGGACGGGCCGTCGTCGCACCTGACAGGATTGGGCCATGACGAGGAACCTGTTGGAACCGCCGGAGACGCTGCTGCCGGAGAGCCCGGAGGCGCAGTCCGAGCTCGACGCGGGCACCGACCCGACCGTGGTCGCCGCGCACCACCCGGCCTTCAGCGCTGCTTGGGCCGCGCTCGCCGAGGGCGCGCTGGAGTCCGGCCAGAACATCGCCGCCTACGCCTACGCCCGCACCGGCTACCACCGCGGGCTCGACGCGCTGCGCCGCGCGGGCTGGAAGGGCTTCGGCCCGGTGCCGTGGCGCCACCAGCCGAACCAGGGCGTCCTGCGCTCCATCGCGGCGCTGGCGAAGGCCGCGCAGTCGATCGGCGAGGACGAGGAGTTCGACCGCTGCCGCCAGCTGCTCGCCGACAGCGATCCGGCCTCCCTCGAAGCCACCGGCCTGGCCTGATCCCCCGTTCGGGACGTCGTCACCCGGGTGAACGTCGATTTCGCACGAAATCGACGCAGCCCCGGGTGGCGGCACCGTGAGCTGCGGAGTCCGTCGAGGATCACTGCCCTGGCGCTCGGATCGCCGGGCGATCTGACGGACAATGTCCGGTGTGCACAGACTGCGCGAGGAAGTTACCCGGCGACTGCGCCGGCTGATGCGCACCGGCGTGCCCATCGTGCAGTGCGCCGTCGCCGCCGGGCTCGCGTGGTTCCTGGCGCGGCACCTCTTCGGGCACCCGCAGCCGTTCTTCGCGCCGATCGCGGCGGTCATCTCGCTCGGTGTCTCGCTGGGCCAGCGGATGCGGCGCGCGCTGGAGCTGGTCGTCGGCGTGAGCATCGGGATCGGCGTCGGCGACGTGCTGATCTCGTTCATCGGCACCGGCACCTGGCAGATCGCGCTCGTCGTCGCGCTGGCCATGAGCACGGCGGTGCTGCTGGACAGCGGAGTCGTCATCGTGCTGCAGGCCGCTTCGTCATCGGTGCTGGTGGCGACCCTGCTGCCGCCGGCGACCGCGGGCGGGCTGACCCGCATGCTCGACGCGGCGATCGGCGGCCTGGTCGGGTTCGTGGTCGCGGCGCTGCTGCCCGCCAACCCGCTCGCCGTGGCGCACCGCAACGGGCGGCTGGTGCTCGGTGCGCTGGCCGATGCGCTGCGCGGCGTCGCCTGGGCGGTGGCGCGGCAGGATCCCGAGATGGCCGGCGACGTGCTCGCGGACGCCCGCAAGAGCCAGAAGTCCGTCGAGGAGTTCCGCACCGCGCTGGAGGCCGGGCAGGAGATCGCCAAGTTCGCGCCGATCCGGTGGCGGCGGCGCGGCGATCTCGAACGCTACGAGACCGCGTCGACGCCCATCGACCGGGCGCTGCGCAACACCCGTGTGCTGGCGCGTCGCGCGCTGGCCGCGCTGCGCGACGGCGAGCCCGTGCCGCGTCCGCTGCCGGCCCTGCTGGAGGAGCTGGCGGGCGCGGTGGTGCTGCTGCGCGACGAGCTCGCCAGCGGTGTCGACCCGCTGCAGACCCGCGAGGCGGCCCGCTCGGTGGCGAAGAAGTCCACTGTGGAACTGCTCGGGGAGGGCGACTTCTCGATGCAGGTGGTCGTCATGCAGGTCCGCTCGATCGCGGTCGACCTGCTGCAGGCGACCGGGCTGAGCCGCACCGAGGCCACAGCAGCCCTCCCGCCGCTGTACCCCGAGGCCAAGGACTAGGGCCGGTCTTTGTCTTTGAAGCGGCGAAGCCGCTCGTCAGACAAGCCCTAGGGCCGGTTGAGGACTGCTGCCAGGGCGGTGTGCAGGGCTTCGTGGTCGCGCGGGTCGTGCAGGTGGCAGTCCGCCGCCGAGATCCGGTACCACTCCTCGGCACCGGCGTAGCGGATCCACACCTCCACCGCACCGTCGACGCACGTCGTGGCCAGCTCCAGCGCACCGGTGATGACGCCGACCTCGTCGGTCATCACCCCACCCGGTGGCGCGGCGATGGACGAGCGCAGTTCCGGCATGGCCCTCTCCTCTCACGGCCTCCCGATGATCGCGTCGAGCGCCGCGAGGTGCGACTCGTAGGCGCTGCGGCCCAGCGGCGTGGCGCTCAGCCAGGTGCGCGGACGGCCGTCGACGTTGCCCTTGCGCACCTCGACGTAACCGACGGATTCCAGCGTGGAGATGTGCTTGGACAGGGCGGAATCGCTGACCTCGACGGTGTCGCGGACGCGCCGGAACTCGACCTGCTCGGCGGTGACCAGCAAGGCCATGATCGAGAGACGGACCGGGGAGT
This portion of the Saccharopolyspora antimicrobica genome encodes:
- a CDS encoding DUF3151 domain-containing protein, with protein sequence MTRNLLEPPETLLPESPEAQSELDAGTDPTVVAAHHPAFSAAWAALAEGALESGQNIAAYAYARTGYHRGLDALRRAGWKGFGPVPWRHQPNQGVLRSIAALAKAAQSIGEDEEFDRCRQLLADSDPASLEATGLA
- a CDS encoding FUSC family protein; the protein is MSGVHRLREEVTRRLRRLMRTGVPIVQCAVAAGLAWFLARHLFGHPQPFFAPIAAVISLGVSLGQRMRRALELVVGVSIGIGVGDVLISFIGTGTWQIALVVALAMSTAVLLDSGVVIVLQAASSSVLVATLLPPATAGGLTRMLDAAIGGLVGFVVAALLPANPLAVAHRNGRLVLGALADALRGVAWAVARQDPEMAGDVLADARKSQKSVEEFRTALEAGQEIAKFAPIRWRRRGDLERYETASTPIDRALRNTRVLARRALAALRDGEPVPRPLPALLEELAGAVVLLRDELASGVDPLQTREAARSVAKKSTVELLGEGDFSMQVVVMQVRSIAVDLLQATGLSRTEATAALPPLYPEAKD
- a CDS encoding winged helix-turn-helix domain-containing protein — its product is MSRPEHPRHLLDREIHSPVRLSIMALLVTAEQVEFRRVRDTVEVSDSALSKHISTLESVGYVEVRKGNVDGRPRTWLSATPLGRSAYESHLAALDAIIGRP